From Ancylomarina subtilis:
GTTATTGGTGGTGATGGTTTTGGATTTGCTCCTTCGTCGGCTAATGATTACAAGAAAGTTCCTCAAGTTGGGAATGTTGTAATTGAAGATCATGTTGAGATTGGCGCAAACACTTGTGTTGATAGAGCAACAATGGGGTCTACAATTATCCGTAAGGGTGTGAAGTTGGATAACCTGATTCAGGTAGCTCACAATGTTGAAATTGATGAGAATACGGTGATTGCAGCTCAAACGGGTATTGCAGGATCAAGTAAAGTTGGTAAAAATTGTATGATTGGTGGCCAGGTTGGTTTAGCAGGTCACTTATCTATTGCGGATGAAGTGAAAATAGCCGCTCAGTCAGGAATTGGAAGAACGATTAAGAAAGAGGGGGTCGTGCTTCAGGGATCACCTGCTTTTGAATTTGGTCCTTACCAAAAATCATATGTTTTGTTCAAGAATCTTCCCAAGATGCGCGAGCAGATTATTGCTTTGGAGAAGGAATTGAAAGAGTTGAAAAAATAAGAGAATTAAGAGAAGAGGGATAAAAGAGATTATCTCTTGAAACTTAGATAAGAACTAGAGGATTGATAGGAAGAATGGCTGATAAACAAAGAACTTTAGCAAAAGAATTTTCTTTAACCGGAAAAGGACTACATACAGGAATTGAAGTATCAATTAAATTTTTACCTGCTGCCGAAAATCACGGCTACCAGTTTAGACGAGTTGACCTTGAAGGACAACCCGTAATTAAGGCAAGTGCTGAGTATGTTGGAGATACCTCAAGAGGGACTGTTCTTCAAAAAGGTGAGTGTAAAGTGCAGACTGTTGAGCATGCTCTGTCAGCTTTATATGGTTGTGGTATCGACAACTGTATGATTGAATTGAGTTCTTCGGAGCCACCAATTTTGGATGGTAGTTCGAAATTCTACGTTGAAGGAATAGAGGAAGTTGGGATAGTAGAGCAAAATACTAATCGTGAGTATTTTGAAGTCAAGGAAAAAATTGTTTATAAAGATGAAGCAAAAGGATCGGAATTGATTATTTTGCCGGATGATGAGTTTAGTGTAAACACAATGATTTCTTTTGACTCAAAAGTATTGAGAAATCAGTTTGCCAGCATGAATAGCTTAAGCGAATACAAGGATGAAATTTCGATGTGTCGTACTTTTGTTTTTGTTCGCGAATTAGAGTTTCTTTTAAATAACAATCTCGTTAAAGGGGGCGATTTGGATAATGCCATTGTTATTATGGACCAGCCAATGGAACAAAACGAGTTGGATCGTATTGCAGCCTTGTTTGATCACGAAAGTGTAGAGGTGAAAGAGGGAGTTCTTAGTAATTTAGATTTGTATTTTGATAACGAATGTGCGCGTCATAAGTTGCTTGATGTAATTGGTGATTTAGCACTTTGTGGTAAGTTTATAAAGGGTAGAGTGATTGCAACCTGCCCAGGTCACGGTCCTAATACCGAGATGGCTAAAGTATTAATCAATAGAATAAAAAAAGAGATGGGAAAAGATTCAGTTCCGGCTTACGATCCTAATAAAGAGCCTGTTTTAGACATTAATGGGGTAATGAAATTGTTGCCGCATCGTCCTCCGTTTTTGTTGGTTGACAAAATTATCGACATTCAGGACGACAGTATCGTAGGGGTTAAGAATGTTACAATGAACGAACCATTTTTTGTTGGTCACTTTCCAGGAGAGCCTGTTATGCCAGGTGTTTTAATGGTTGAAGCGATGGCCCAATGTGGTGGTATTTTGGTTTTAAGTCAGGTTGATGATCCGGAAAACTATGGAACTTACTTCTTGACTCAAAACAATATCAAATTCAGAAAAAAAGTTGTGCCGGGTGATACCTTAAT
This genomic window contains:
- a CDS encoding bifunctional UDP-3-O-[3-hydroxymyristoyl] N-acetylglucosamine deacetylase/3-hydroxyacyl-ACP dehydratase is translated as MADKQRTLAKEFSLTGKGLHTGIEVSIKFLPAAENHGYQFRRVDLEGQPVIKASAEYVGDTSRGTVLQKGECKVQTVEHALSALYGCGIDNCMIELSSSEPPILDGSSKFYVEGIEEVGIVEQNTNREYFEVKEKIVYKDEAKGSELIILPDDEFSVNTMISFDSKVLRNQFASMNSLSEYKDEISMCRTFVFVRELEFLLNNNLVKGGDLDNAIVIMDQPMEQNELDRIAALFDHESVEVKEGVLSNLDLYFDNECARHKLLDVIGDLALCGKFIKGRVIATCPGHGPNTEMAKVLINRIKKEMGKDSVPAYDPNKEPVLDINGVMKLLPHRPPFLLVDKIIDIQDDSIVGVKNVTMNEPFFVGHFPGEPVMPGVLMVEAMAQCGGILVLSQVDDPENYGTYFLTQNNIKFRKKVVPGDTLIFKLEFLSPIRRGIANMRGLAYVGDTIVAEGEFMAQIAKKQ